Below is a genomic region from Carassius carassius chromosome 50, fCarCar2.1, whole genome shotgun sequence.
ACATCATTTATAACAAAAACCTAAATGCTTAGCATCATATCAGGGTCCAGATCACCCTCACGGGTTTGTGATAATTACTGTACATGATTACTTACTTCATTTATTACTTAAGGATTTTGTGAAAGCTATAGAGCAGATATTTACACATACGCAGTACAATATCATGTTGAATAAATGTGTTCGTTCCTTATTTGTTGCAGGTGATGCTCAACATCTCTCAGAGCTGAGGATTGTGTTAATGGGGTATAAAGGACCTTGTAAGAGTTCAACAGGAAACAGCATCCTGGGCAGAGATGAGTTTGACTTGAAGACATCTGCTCAGTGTTTGAGGAGATATGGAGAAGTAGcagacagacacatcactgtTATTGAACCTCCAGGATGGAGGAGGAATAACACTGTAGAGCAGAGTCCTGAGTTACTGAAACAGGAGATTGTGctcagtgtgtctctgtgtcctcCAGGACCACACGCTGTACTACTGATCATACGTGTGGACACTAGATTCAAAGAGACTGATAGAAAAGCAGTGCAGGGGCATCTGGATCTTCTCGGTGAGAGAGTCTGGAGTCACACTATAGTGTTGTTCACTCATGGAGACTCTCTGTCAGACACATCTATAGAGCAGCACATTGAGAGTGAAGGACAGGATCTCCAGTGGCTGCTGGACAAATGTGGGAACAGATATCATGTTCTCAACAATCAGAACAGGAGCGATGACACTCAGATCAAGGAGCTGCTGGAGAAGATTGAGGAGATAGTGGCACAAAACTACTTCGCTATTAGAAGGAAGATCAGCCCTATTAAAATACAAGGAATGGATAATAGAATAAAATCAGAAGAGCAAATGCAGCCATGGGGAGAGGACATCAAATCACAGAGCTGTATGAATATCTCCGTTGTATTTTTTGTCAAGATTTATTTATAGCTCTTCAGATGTCCGTTTTTTATAGTTCACATAGTGTCCATCGCTATCCTGATATAAGATTAATCTTCCAAAACAACCTTAGATTTTTTCAGAAGGACTTTGATTTAGGTACAACCCTGTTTAGCTTTACTAGGAAACTAAGAGCCACGAGTCATGTGCTGCAGTAAATGAAGGTTCATCATCTGAATGGAAAAATGAATTTTTATCTGTATCTGGTGTTAGATTGTTTTAAGCCTTTGATTCTCTGAATGCCAGAATTATGTTAAAGCTGTTCTGTTCACATTAATTGATACAATGGATTTTTAATTCCAACTATGTTTTTATAAATGTGACTACCAAAttcataaatgtaatgtcaatgtTCTACTAATCATTTGCTCTCTGTTCTCTTGGATTATTACAGTTAGTGGTGCTGTAGGATCGGATTCGTGCTCTCTGGCAAGTTCTGCTTACGGTTCATTCAGATCCTCTGAAGCTGACATCAGCTCAATTTATGGGTCTTCACAGTCCATAGATGTCTCTCTCATAAGCCGATTAAATTCAGGGGTCAGGAAAATGTTTAATAGCATGGAACTCACACCACCATTGAGTAAgtgtcttttgttttatttggcaCTTTCCTCAAATAACCAAAGTatacacattacattttataaaacaaaagagacaaaaatcccatgttcattttattttagacaaaccTACTtatactacaataataataaaaacaattaataaaatagaccaaaaaaaattataaatccaaCATGATTAATAAAGTATTTGGATAATGTTGTGAAAGCCATCTGTCTGTGATTTCTCTTGACACCAATTACTTAGCTTCATGTACTTGTTCCATGCAGTAGGCTGCATCATCCTTCGAGAACCTATGTAGTTTATTTTAAGCGTTAAATATCAGAATTCCCCTTTATAATTCCCTTTTCTTTTTTCCCAGTGAGTAGAGATGAAAGGTTGAACACATTGGAAAGTTCCGCTAGTTCATTTAGATCACAATCAGAAGCAGACATCAGGTCATCATATTCCAGAGATTCATATCACACAAGAAAATATGAGTCCAATGTCCTAAATACACATAACAGCATGGAACTCACACCACCACTGAGTGAgtatcttttgtttgtttgtttgtttgttttacacctTACACCAATCTTGTACAAGAAGCACAAATCCTGTGTTATTTGAAGTGAGACCTGTAAGATATTTTAGATAaacatttaaatgctttaaatgagGTCACCTTATGACCTtgaagataaacaaaaaaaactatttccatttttacacatttttttttttttttccaatttgaaATTGGTATATATATTACCCAGTGGAAATGAATGCAAGATCTTTAGTACTGATATTTACTCCATGTACTTATTCAATGCAAAAGGctgaatgattttaaaaaaaaattgaaagtgaattaaaatattgtttctttttatttccaGTGAGTGGAGATGACAGGTTGGACACAAGGTCTGTGGGAAGTTCTGCTCACGGTTCATTCAGATCACTATCAGGAGCAGACAGCGCCTCAGATTTTAGCTCATCACAAGTCTCATCTCACAGCTCAAGATTTGGGTCTGTACAGCCAATTTCTGAGTCTGTTGAAGAGCCAGAACCCAACAGAACACAAGATGTGCCCAAGATCTCAAAACATGAGCATAAGGACACTGACTGAAGTTAAGTGATGTCTGAATAATCCCGTTTTTGTAATTCTGACATAATGtttaactgtaaaatatacaAAACCGCTTAAAGTAATAATCTGATTATTCTAAAACAGAACAAAGggaaatttatattattataaaatatttttttggttaTAATACATTTTCTA
It encodes:
- the LOC132133822 gene encoding LOW QUALITY PROTEIN: GTPase IMAP family member 8 (The sequence of the model RefSeq protein was modified relative to this genomic sequence to represent the inferred CDS: substituted 1 base at 1 genomic stop codon), producing the protein MDFDDAQHLSELRIVLMGYRRAGKSSTGNSILGRDEFDLKTSVQCVRRRHGEVADRHITVIEPPGWYKNYTVEQSPELLKQEIVLSVSLCPPGPHAVLLIIRVDTRFKETDRKAVQGHLDLLGERVWSHTIVLFTHGDSLSDTSIEQHIESEGQDLQWLLDKCGNRYHVLNNQNRSDDTQIKELLEKIEETVAQNNGCHFEIDXKILQEMKERRRAEEERAKERMKRVKKQRDDIRSQMSDAQHLSELRIVLMGYKGPCKSSTGNSILGRDEFDLKTSAQCLRRYGEVADRHITVIEPPGWRRNNTVEQSPELLKQEIVLSVSLCPPGPHAVLLIIRVDTRFKETDRKAVQGHLDLLGERVWSHTIVLFTHGDSLSDTSIEQHIESEGQDLQWLLDKCGNRYHVLNNQNRSDDTQIKELLEKIEEIVAQNYFAIRRKISPIKIQGMDNRIKSEEQMQPWGEDIKSQSFSGAVGSDSCSLASSAYGSFRSSEADISSIYGSSQSIDVSLISRLNSGVRKMFNSMELTPPLMSRDERLNTLESSASSFRSQSEADIRSSYSRDSYHTRKYESNVLNTHNSMELTPPLMSGDDRLDTRSVGSSAHGSFRSLSGADSASDFSSSQVSSHSSRFGSVQPISESVEEPEPNRTQDVPKISKHEHKDTD